A window of the Miscanthus floridulus cultivar M001 chromosome 14, ASM1932011v1, whole genome shotgun sequence genome harbors these coding sequences:
- the LOC136502935 gene encoding uncharacterized protein yields MVPTLATKLLAKEAWEAIRSMRIGDERVRKSMAQSLCAEYEQIMFRDGESVEDFALRPSNIVQQLAILGDLEPEPKVVAKYLRVARPRYKQLVVSIETLLDIDTLSVEEVTGRLKAATDDEPSLAQDVAGKLLLMKEQWLERYKKRDKDSGCGRSSSGGHGKRRGRGRRRGIGSDSRARPSLMTHAKPMGIGTVLLSCKNDEHRAIANVYYLPHLTANIISVGQLDETRYQVVIEDGVMRVRDEERRLLAKIHRNPGQLYVLDIDIAWPVCLAAHGDEEAWVWHARFGHLHFTALRKMGRDGLVRGMPLLTQVEQVCDAYLTGKHRQASFPQRALGCSSEVL; encoded by the exons ATGGTGCCCACCCTGGCGACCAAGCTGTTAgccaaggaggcatgggaggcgatCCGTTCGATGCGCATCGGTGACGAGCGCGTGAGGAAGTCGATGGCGCAGAGTCTCTGTGCTGAGTATGAGCAGATCATGTTCCGCGACGGAGAGTCCGTCGAGGACTTTGCCCTGCGCCCCTCCAACATCGTGCAGCAGCTGGCGATCCTCGGCGACCTAGAGCCGGAGCCGAAGGTGGTGGCCAAGTACCTCCGTGTCGCTCGACCAAGGTACAAGCAGCTCGTAGTTTCCATCGAGACCCTCCTCGACATCGACACACTCTCCGTCGAAGAGGTGACTGGGAGGCTCAAGGCGGCGACCGATGACGAGCCGTCGCTGGCCCAGGACGTCGCCGGCAAACTACTGCTCATGAAGGAGCAGTGGCTGGAGCGCTACAAGAAGCGGGACAAGGACTCCGGATGTGGCAGATCAAGCTCCGGTGGCCACGGCAAACGTCGGGGAAGAGGCCGTAGACGCGGCATCGGCAGCGACTCGCGGGCCAGACCATCGCTGATGACGCATGCAAAGCCTATG GGGATCGGCACCGTCCTGCTGTCCTGCAAGAATGACGAGCATCGTGCCATCGCCAACGTCTACTACCTGCCCCACCTCACCGCCAACATCATCTCCGTTGGCCAGCTCGACGAGACTAGGTACCAAGTGGTGATTGAAGATGGTGTGATGCGGGTTCGTGACGAGGAGCGGCGACTCCTTGCCAAGATCCACCGCAACCCAGGCCAGCTCTACGTGCTCGACATCGACATCGCATGGCCGGTCTGCCTGGCGGCGCATGGCGATGAGGAAGCCTGGGTGTGGCACGCCCGTTTCGGCCACCTCCACTTCACCGCGCTGCGCAAGATGGGGAGGGATGGCCTTGTCCGTGGCATGCCCCTGCTGACCCAAGTGGAGCAGGTGTGTGATGCCTACCTCACCGGCAAGCACCGACAGGCGTCGTTCCCTCAACGCGCTCTGGGGTGCTCGTCAGAGGTGCTGTAG